A genomic window from Luteolibacter sp. LG18 includes:
- a CDS encoding sulfotransferase has product MAAISGAQDQDLHKRAKQATADGDVDHARVLYQAALAANPNDPALLSDFATLLWATYDFTAAGRLHERLAGLPMDDPAPLLLAAQSEFSIGHFDRAARLLDAALVKHPDNANLLGMLASVHERAHHGAEARDIALRALELDPTHAQAARLIAHLDMDAGDLDAARIRLVTQLQQHPGPEDWRLRYELATIFDRMGEPEAAMRELSKAKTGLYPRSLPVLHQSKRIRRRQWELTCRITREDWMRWRGSLPEDARRHPVALMGGFPRSGATVVEHILTQHPRCLGTDESGILFSQFTRPMVHQPATMDDAFANLDNLSPALLVADRERYIRCTEALLGESLQGRVLLDREPFHTADLPLPLRLFPESRVLMPLRDPRDAVMSYYTTLVPMAPDSAAAIDLGETCRFYADTMRHWLHLEEILPHPTHRVRYEDLIAEPEQTVRGLTTFLGLDWSPDLIAGQEFNSGSIGRWKRYEPWLARHMHHLEPFIEAFGYEM; this is encoded by the coding sequence ATGGCAGCGATTTCGGGCGCACAGGACCAGGACCTCCACAAGCGGGCGAAGCAAGCCACCGCCGATGGCGACGTCGACCACGCGAGGGTGCTCTATCAGGCGGCGCTCGCGGCCAACCCGAACGACCCCGCGTTGCTCTCCGACTTCGCCACCCTGCTGTGGGCCACCTACGATTTCACCGCCGCGGGCCGCTTGCACGAACGTCTCGCCGGTTTGCCGATGGACGACCCGGCGCCGTTGCTGCTGGCCGCACAATCCGAATTCTCGATCGGCCACTTCGACCGCGCCGCGCGTTTGCTTGATGCCGCGCTCGTGAAACACCCGGACAATGCCAACCTCCTCGGCATGCTCGCGAGCGTCCACGAACGCGCCCACCACGGCGCGGAGGCCCGTGACATCGCCCTGCGTGCCCTGGAGTTGGATCCCACCCATGCCCAAGCCGCGCGCCTGATCGCCCACCTCGACATGGACGCCGGGGATCTCGATGCCGCGCGCATCCGCCTCGTCACCCAGCTCCAGCAACATCCCGGCCCGGAGGACTGGCGGTTGCGCTACGAACTCGCCACCATCTTCGACCGCATGGGCGAGCCCGAGGCGGCGATGCGGGAGCTTAGCAAGGCGAAGACCGGCCTGTATCCGCGGTCGCTGCCCGTCCTCCATCAATCGAAGCGTATCCGCCGCCGCCAATGGGAACTCACCTGCCGCATTACCCGCGAGGACTGGATGCGCTGGCGCGGCAGCCTGCCTGAAGACGCACGTCGTCATCCGGTGGCACTGATGGGTGGTTTCCCGCGCAGTGGGGCGACGGTGGTGGAGCACATCCTGACCCAGCATCCGCGCTGCCTCGGCACGGACGAGTCCGGCATCCTGTTCTCCCAGTTCACCCGGCCGATGGTCCACCAGCCCGCGACCATGGACGATGCCTTCGCGAATCTGGACAACCTTTCCCCCGCCCTGCTGGTGGCGGACCGCGAGCGCTACATCCGCTGCACCGAAGCCCTGCTCGGCGAATCGTTGCAAGGCCGTGTCTTGCTCGACCGCGAGCCCTTCCACACCGCGGACCTGCCGTTGCCGCTGCGCCTGTTCCCGGAGTCCCGCGTGCTGATGCCGCTGCGTGATCCGCGCGATGCGGTGATGTCCTACTACACCACGCTGGTGCCGATGGCCCCGGACAGCGCGGCCGCGATCGATCTCGGTGAAACCTGCCGCTTTTACGCGGACACGATGCGCCACTGGCTGCATCTCGAGGAAATCCTGCCGCATCCGACCCACCGGGTGCGCTATGAGGACCTCATCGCGGAACCGGAGCAGACCGTGCGCGGCCTCACCACCTTCCTCGGTCTGGACTGGTCGCCGGACTTGATCGCCGGGCAGGAGTTCAACTCCGGCTCGATCGGCCGGTGGAAGCGTTATGAACCGTGGCTCGCCCGCCACATGCACCACCTCGAGCCGTTCATCGAGGCGTTCGGTTACGAGATGTAG
- a CDS encoding HAD-IA family hydrolase, giving the protein MNPSHHVRRSVGFRHPVWSSYAPQILAGIVDFMREHELWRLATENDLYGEMEAVKLDQDWHGDGLILFRATEEELAVFRQRGQAVVLTSTEGPDLGFPRVVTDNAMIGARAAEHLIECSVPRFAFLARGETYYREEQFAPGHRRYSRERLGGFRAKLAEYGREPVVHYLKGRPLWKAQTWREIETEVMAFLDTLPSPCGLFVADDPLGAVALRAADRLGRRVPGDLAVVGFGDDAVCCYATYPALSSIAYPGREVGKRAAELLWRQMNGETGLTGRTEIPVGNVIARESSDTLAIADPEIRELVRHIRLTAPHDPLRVSELAERSPLSMTTIKARFSTLLGHGPKQEIQRVRLQHLRHLLAHTDLSLATIARDMNFVSAHELSRFFLSETGQRPTEFRESLEKSDGNRGGVGIQAVVFDMDGTLFDTEPLYYEAYRRGVASQGGVLEKDEYFQHHAGTTNAAIEERFAVRFGPGFSIERFRADWHAAWKSLATPKALRALPGIREALEVLSEAGLPLAIASGSDRVDIDLCLQSSGLAPWFRSISSGDEVVQGKPAPDIYELACRRLGIEPRHCLAIEDTGHGVNAALAAGLRVIKVGEPLDEPRAGLIHAGSLDRIDRAGWAALLTGAGFGS; this is encoded by the coding sequence ATGAATCCCTCCCACCACGTACGCCGCAGCGTCGGCTTCCGCCATCCGGTGTGGTCGTCCTACGCGCCACAGATCCTCGCGGGGATCGTGGACTTCATGCGCGAGCACGAGCTGTGGCGGCTGGCCACGGAAAACGATCTCTACGGCGAGATGGAGGCGGTGAAGCTCGATCAGGATTGGCACGGTGACGGCCTGATCCTGTTCCGCGCCACGGAGGAGGAGCTGGCGGTGTTCCGTCAACGCGGCCAGGCGGTGGTGCTCACCAGCACCGAGGGCCCGGATCTGGGATTCCCGCGGGTGGTGACGGACAATGCGATGATCGGCGCGCGCGCGGCGGAGCATTTGATCGAGTGCTCGGTGCCGCGCTTCGCGTTCCTGGCGCGGGGCGAAACGTATTACCGCGAGGAACAGTTCGCTCCCGGTCACCGGCGCTATTCCCGCGAACGGCTTGGTGGCTTCCGCGCGAAGCTGGCTGAATACGGCCGCGAGCCGGTGGTGCACTATCTCAAGGGGCGGCCGTTGTGGAAGGCGCAGACCTGGCGGGAGATCGAGACGGAGGTGATGGCGTTCCTCGACACGCTGCCTTCACCGTGCGGACTCTTCGTGGCGGATGATCCGCTCGGGGCGGTCGCGCTACGGGCGGCGGACCGGCTGGGTCGACGGGTGCCGGGCGATCTGGCGGTGGTGGGTTTCGGCGATGACGCGGTGTGCTGCTACGCCACCTACCCGGCCCTGAGCAGCATTGCCTATCCCGGCCGCGAGGTCGGCAAGCGCGCGGCGGAGCTGCTGTGGCGGCAGATGAATGGCGAAACCGGGCTGACCGGGCGCACCGAAATCCCGGTAGGCAACGTCATCGCGCGCGAGTCCAGCGATACCCTCGCCATCGCCGATCCGGAAATCCGCGAGCTGGTGCGCCACATCCGGCTGACCGCGCCGCACGACCCGCTGCGGGTATCCGAACTGGCCGAACGCAGCCCGCTCTCCATGACCACGATCAAGGCCCGCTTCTCCACGCTGCTGGGCCATGGACCGAAGCAGGAAATCCAGCGGGTGCGCCTCCAGCACCTGCGCCACCTACTGGCCCACACCGACCTCAGCCTGGCCACCATCGCCCGCGACATGAACTTCGTCTCCGCCCACGAACTGAGCCGCTTTTTCCTCTCCGAAACCGGACAGCGGCCCACCGAGTTCCGCGAGTCGCTGGAAAAGAGCGATGGAAACCGGGGCGGTGTGGGGATCCAGGCGGTGGTGTTCGACATGGATGGCACGCTGTTCGACACCGAGCCGCTTTACTACGAGGCCTATCGTAGAGGTGTGGCCTCCCAGGGCGGAGTCCTGGAAAAGGACGAGTATTTCCAACACCACGCGGGCACCACCAACGCCGCGATCGAGGAACGGTTCGCGGTTCGCTTCGGACCCGGGTTTTCCATCGAACGCTTCCGGGCCGATTGGCATGCCGCATGGAAATCCCTGGCCACGCCGAAGGCCCTGCGGGCGCTGCCGGGCATCCGGGAGGCGCTGGAGGTTCTGTCCGAAGCCGGGCTACCGCTTGCCATCGCCAGCGGCAGCGACCGGGTCGACATCGATCTCTGCCTGCAATCATCCGGGCTCGCGCCATGGTTCCGCTCGATCAGCTCGGGGGACGAGGTGGTCCAGGGCAAGCCCGCGCCCGACATCTATGAACTCGCGTGCCGACGCCTCGGGATCGAGCCCCGCCATTGTCTCGCCATCGAGGACACCGGCCACGGCGTGAATGCCGCGCTCGCCGCCGGGCTGCGGGTGATCAAGGTCGGAGAACCGCTGGACGAACCGCGTGCGGGACTGATCCACGCCGGGTCCCTGGACCGGATCGACCGCGCCGGATGGGCCGCTCTTCTCACCGGCGCGGGCTTCGGATCCTGA
- a CDS encoding DUF1080 domain-containing protein — translation MKFLLPLLALVLPVAAIEPGFTALYNGKDLSGWKRVNGLGEYKAEGPELVGIGENVKNNTFLRTEKTYKNFDLRFDMKFDTAEGNSGVMIRGLQKTDKEDGRVYGYQCEHDPSPRCWTAGLYCEAMPRGWLVPNKENKEEAAAFTAANTKRYKAGEWNSIRVLCEGNHIQIWLNGEKTVDYTDTAAEAIPEGFFAFQVHAGKATHVRWRDIRIKEL, via the coding sequence ATGAAATTCCTTCTACCCCTCCTCGCGCTGGTGCTGCCAGTGGCGGCCATCGAGCCAGGCTTCACGGCTCTCTACAACGGCAAGGACCTCTCCGGTTGGAAACGGGTCAACGGCCTCGGCGAATACAAGGCCGAAGGTCCCGAACTGGTCGGCATCGGCGAGAACGTGAAGAACAACACGTTCCTCCGCACCGAGAAGACCTACAAGAACTTCGACCTGCGCTTCGACATGAAGTTCGACACCGCCGAGGGTAACTCCGGCGTGATGATCCGTGGTCTCCAAAAGACCGACAAGGAAGACGGCCGCGTCTACGGCTACCAGTGCGAGCACGACCCCAGCCCGCGCTGCTGGACCGCCGGTCTCTACTGCGAGGCCATGCCGCGCGGCTGGCTCGTCCCGAACAAGGAGAACAAGGAGGAGGCCGCCGCCTTCACCGCCGCGAACACCAAGCGCTACAAGGCCGGTGAGTGGAACAGCATCCGCGTGCTCTGCGAGGGCAACCACATCCAGATCTGGCTGAACGGCGAGAAGACCGTGGACTACACCGACACCGCCGCCGAGGCGATCCCCGAAGGCTTCTTCGCGTTCCAGGTCCACGCCGGCAAGGCCACCCACGTTCGCTGGCGTGACATCCGCATCAAGGAACTCTGA
- a CDS encoding 8-amino-7-oxononanoate synthase: protein MAADPAAELESLAAAGLRRVLRPLQSPAGPVVTRDGRELHNFASNDYLGLACHQALAEAFIEGVKRYGAGAAAARLVSGTLPPHAALEEDLAAAKGTGAALVFSSGFATAIGCLPAIVGAGDTVVLDKLCHASLIDAAKLSGATLRVFPHNDTAKLRKLLGTLRAKDASGRILVVTESVFSMDGDLCPLLELLDAVEEHDALLWLDEAHAFGVLGDRGMGLAEALGCQHRVAFQMGTFSKAAGLSGGYVAASRVWIDLLVNRARAFIYSTAPPPALAHATRESLRLIQSEDGSQLRERLKENVRLLSADASSAILPVVLGTNEAALEGSRRLEAEGFMVPAIRYPTVPRGSARLRVSVSAAHESSSIEKLRSLLPV, encoded by the coding sequence ATGGCTGCCGATCCCGCCGCTGAACTCGAAAGCCTGGCCGCGGCCGGGCTGCGGCGTGTCCTGCGTCCGCTCCAGTCGCCCGCCGGTCCGGTGGTGACCCGTGACGGGCGCGAACTGCACAATTTCGCCTCGAACGATTACCTCGGGCTCGCTTGCCACCAGGCACTGGCGGAGGCCTTCATCGAGGGAGTCAAACGCTACGGTGCCGGTGCGGCCGCCGCGCGGTTGGTGTCGGGCACCCTCCCGCCGCACGCCGCGCTGGAGGAGGATCTCGCCGCCGCCAAGGGCACCGGGGCCGCTCTGGTGTTTTCCTCCGGCTTCGCCACCGCCATCGGTTGCCTGCCCGCCATCGTCGGTGCGGGCGATACCGTGGTGCTGGACAAGCTGTGCCACGCCTCGCTGATCGATGCCGCGAAGCTGTCCGGCGCGACCCTGCGGGTGTTTCCGCACAACGACACCGCGAAGCTGCGGAAACTGCTCGGGACGCTCCGCGCGAAGGATGCCTCCGGGCGCATCCTGGTGGTCACGGAATCCGTTTTCAGCATGGATGGCGACCTGTGCCCGCTGCTTGAGCTACTCGACGCGGTGGAGGAGCACGATGCCCTGCTGTGGCTCGATGAGGCGCATGCCTTCGGCGTGCTCGGGGATCGCGGCATGGGCCTGGCGGAGGCCCTTGGGTGCCAACACCGGGTGGCTTTCCAGATGGGCACATTCAGCAAGGCCGCCGGTTTGTCCGGAGGCTATGTCGCTGCCTCGCGGGTGTGGATCGACCTGCTGGTGAACCGCGCCCGCGCCTTCATCTATTCCACCGCTCCCCCACCCGCCCTGGCCCACGCGACCCGCGAATCGCTGCGGCTGATCCAATCGGAGGATGGCAGCCAGTTACGGGAACGTCTGAAGGAGAATGTGCGGCTGTTGTCAGCGGATGCCAGCTCGGCGATCCTGCCGGTGGTGCTCGGCACGAACGAAGCCGCCCTTGAGGGCTCGCGGCGTTTAGAGGCGGAAGGTTTCATGGTGCCCGCGATCCGTTATCCCACGGTGCCGCGCGGTTCGGCGAGATTGCGGGTGAGCGTCTCCGCGGCGCATGAATCATCCAGCATCGAAAAATTGCGGTCACTGTTACCTGTCTAG
- a CDS encoding D-alanyl-D-alanine carboxypeptidase family protein, translated as MPRPHIARFAAIFLSAALSTACAVNPPPRPVSSGNYNGPQAPVAASPVRFGTIPPSAPPAIAAESAIVVDADSGRVLYAKNADVRRQVASTQKIITALCVIDGGNIDSPVTIDKSDTACEPTRLDLKAGDTYTRRNLLKSLMVKSCNDVARALARDVGGSQEGFSDLMNQKAASLGMRNSHFLNPNGLPNAAQYSTARDMAIAARYAYRSPLLRSFVATKAYDFQFADGHTKLLENTNRVLKSVPYCNGMKTGTTDAAGRCLVCTGSLNGRSTIVVVLKSNTPNIWKDSEKLLRWSLEH; from the coding sequence ATGCCGCGTCCGCATATCGCCCGCTTCGCCGCGATTTTCCTTTCCGCCGCTCTTTCGACGGCCTGCGCCGTCAATCCGCCGCCCCGCCCGGTTTCCTCCGGAAACTACAATGGCCCGCAGGCTCCGGTGGCCGCTTCGCCGGTCCGTTTCGGCACGATTCCCCCGTCCGCCCCGCCGGCGATCGCCGCGGAAAGCGCGATCGTGGTGGATGCCGACAGCGGTCGCGTGCTCTACGCGAAGAACGCCGACGTGCGGCGCCAGGTGGCCAGCACCCAGAAGATCATCACCGCGCTCTGCGTGATCGATGGCGGCAACATCGACAGCCCGGTGACCATTGACAAGTCGGACACCGCCTGCGAACCGACCCGCCTCGATCTCAAGGCCGGCGATACCTACACCCGCCGCAACCTGCTGAAATCCCTGATGGTGAAGAGCTGCAACGACGTGGCCCGCGCGCTGGCCCGTGACGTGGGCGGCAGCCAGGAGGGTTTCTCGGACCTGATGAACCAGAAGGCCGCCTCTCTGGGCATGCGGAACTCCCATTTCCTCAACCCGAACGGCCTCCCGAACGCCGCCCAATACTCGACAGCCCGCGACATGGCGATCGCCGCGCGCTATGCCTACCGCAGCCCGCTGCTGCGCTCGTTCGTGGCCACCAAGGCCTACGACTTCCAGTTCGCGGACGGCCACACCAAGCTGCTCGAGAACACCAACCGCGTGCTCAAGAGCGTGCCCTACTGCAACGGCATGAAGACCGGCACCACCGATGCGGCCGGCCGCTGCCTGGTCTGCACCGGGTCGCTCAACGGCCGCTCCACCATCGTGGTCGTCCTGAAGTCGAACACGCCGAACATCTGGAAGGATTCCGAGAAGCTCCTGCGCTGGTCGCTGGAGCACTGA
- the lexA gene encoding transcriptional repressor LexA — protein MSQGLTSRQKEIVEYLKERQRSTGFMPSTREIQHYFGFASQTAAMSHLRALEKKGVIQRLAGKARAVVFPEDLDREEIVDIPIYGEIAAGMSQDAEPERRGCLSIDITSLGIPRNARTFALKVRGDSMIDAHICSGDTVILEFREPRNNDIVAALIDGETTLKRYITDKGRPFLRAENIDFPDLIPARELIIQGVLVALLRQAA, from the coding sequence ATGTCGCAGGGACTTACCTCACGCCAAAAGGAGATCGTCGAGTATCTGAAGGAGAGACAGCGCAGCACCGGCTTCATGCCGTCGACCCGCGAGATCCAGCACTACTTTGGATTCGCCAGCCAGACGGCCGCGATGAGCCACCTCCGCGCCCTGGAGAAAAAGGGCGTGATCCAGCGCCTCGCCGGCAAGGCCCGCGCCGTGGTGTTTCCGGAGGATCTCGACCGCGAGGAGATCGTGGACATCCCGATCTACGGGGAAATCGCCGCGGGTATGTCCCAGGACGCCGAACCGGAGCGCCGGGGCTGCCTGTCGATCGACATCACCTCCCTCGGCATCCCGCGCAATGCCCGCACTTTCGCCCTCAAGGTCCGCGGGGATTCGATGATCGACGCGCACATCTGCAGTGGGGACACCGTGATCCTGGAATTCCGCGAACCGCGGAACAACGACATCGTCGCCGCGCTGATCGACGGCGAAACCACGCTGAAGCGCTACATCACCGACAAGGGCCGTCCGTTCCTGCGCGCGGAGAACATCGATTTCCCGGACCTGATTCCGGCTCGCGAGCTCATCATCCAGGGCGTGCTCGTCGCCCTGCTGCGCCAGGCGGCGTAA
- a CDS encoding low molecular weight protein-tyrosine-phosphatase: protein MNATRKPFRVLFVCMGNICRSPAAEIVFRHQVTQAGLSDAIATDSAGTIGFHAGKGPDPRMAATLKERGYTIFGASRQITAADLDAFDLVLVMDQENLRNVRALDPAGTRHDKIRLFMEYGKRHAATEVPDPYYGGQAGFEHVADLVEDASRGLLRSLS, encoded by the coding sequence ATGAACGCCACCCGCAAGCCCTTCCGCGTGCTCTTTGTGTGCATGGGGAACATTTGTCGCTCGCCCGCCGCGGAAATCGTCTTCCGCCACCAGGTCACCCAGGCCGGCCTTTCCGACGCCATCGCCACCGATTCCGCCGGAACCATCGGCTTCCACGCTGGCAAGGGACCGGACCCGCGGATGGCCGCCACGCTGAAGGAGCGCGGTTACACGATTTTCGGGGCCTCCCGCCAGATCACCGCCGCGGATCTCGATGCCTTCGATCTGGTGCTGGTCATGGACCAGGAGAACCTACGGAACGTCCGGGCGCTCGATCCCGCGGGCACCCGCCACGACAAGATCCGCCTGTTCATGGAATACGGGAAGCGCCACGCCGCCACCGAAGTCCCCGATCCTTATTATGGCGGCCAGGCGGGTTTCGAACATGTCGCGGATCTGGTTGAAGACGCATCCCGCGGTCTCCTACGCTCCCTCTCGTAG
- a CDS encoding sulfatase-like hydrolase/transferase: MLSVRRFLAIANAILLGVAAAADSPNVLVLSTPGSSAPELKPLQEQGTSFAACYASPSPVKTLAAWLTGCHELRAGVVDERGGRNFIRPDVPLVSDAFKAAGYRTGLFGSWGLGDALPFRPEDRGFVDVLVDGGGLPGDHWGNTHDSPWLRTTTGWKHHEGRLETVLSTESVAWIEARKIAKERFFLQVNLPAGCESSATTILAGLDRLGLTKDTIVVGLGLGGKPSANSPEAQSSLVIRWPDHVAAGKTVQTPVAVYDGFPTLAGLCGAPLFRDAKPDGVDLKDALTEPEKPQPERTFYFHPGGWPADQVADRFKSEGFVVRRGKWRLSGLELQDLSQPADKRGNEFEKQADLAMELMTGYGAWWQSVRPTLADRTRIIVGDTRQPVVPLTWGDWWPSRESTKANGPHQIPDHAALKRLLADLADPEKAKLVPATSGVWKIHANQTGHYKLTLWKVPAEADAAERDRLGKLKAGPVHARSGKYEVKSQLLEGATSISLGVDLNEGDSDLEAWFESQAGPDALIGAFFATIERVGERKMPDPDFKARPKEDAK; encoded by the coding sequence ATGCTCTCCGTCCGCCGCTTTCTCGCAATCGCAAATGCCATCCTGCTGGGAGTGGCCGCGGCGGCGGATTCCCCGAACGTGCTGGTTTTGTCGACGCCGGGCTCATCCGCCCCGGAGCTCAAGCCGCTGCAGGAGCAGGGTACTTCGTTTGCCGCCTGTTATGCCTCGCCCTCGCCGGTGAAAACGCTGGCGGCATGGCTGACCGGTTGCCACGAACTCCGTGCCGGGGTGGTGGACGAACGGGGTGGGCGGAACTTCATCCGGCCGGACGTGCCGCTGGTGTCGGACGCGTTCAAGGCCGCGGGCTACCGCACCGGCTTGTTCGGCTCCTGGGGATTGGGCGACGCCCTGCCGTTCCGGCCCGAGGATCGGGGCTTCGTCGACGTGCTCGTTGATGGCGGTGGCCTGCCTGGCGACCACTGGGGAAACACACATGATTCTCCGTGGCTCCGGACCACCACCGGCTGGAAACACCACGAAGGCCGCTTGGAAACCGTGCTGTCCACCGAGAGCGTGGCGTGGATCGAGGCCCGGAAGATCGCCAAAGAGCGCTTCTTCCTACAGGTGAACCTGCCCGCTGGCTGTGAATCCTCCGCCACCACGATCCTCGCCGGGCTTGATCGCCTTGGGCTGACCAAGGATACGATCGTCGTTGGCTTGGGGCTTGGCGGCAAACCATCTGCAAACAGCCCGGAAGCCCAGTCCTCGCTGGTGATCCGCTGGCCCGACCATGTGGCTGCCGGAAAGACGGTGCAGACCCCGGTGGCGGTGTATGATGGTTTCCCGACGCTTGCCGGCCTGTGCGGTGCCCCCTTGTTTCGGGATGCGAAGCCAGACGGGGTGGATCTCAAGGATGCTCTCACGGAGCCGGAAAAGCCACAGCCCGAGCGGACGTTTTATTTCCATCCGGGAGGCTGGCCGGCCGATCAGGTGGCGGACCGGTTCAAGTCGGAAGGGTTCGTGGTGCGGCGGGGCAAGTGGCGGCTCTCCGGGCTCGAACTCCAGGATCTCAGCCAACCTGCTGACAAGCGTGGCAATGAGTTCGAAAAACAGGCGGATCTGGCGATGGAGCTGATGACCGGTTACGGAGCTTGGTGGCAGAGCGTCCGCCCCACGCTGGCGGACCGGACCCGTATCATCGTGGGCGATACCCGCCAGCCGGTGGTGCCGCTGACCTGGGGCGATTGGTGGCCCAGCCGGGAGTCAACGAAGGCCAACGGCCCCCACCAGATCCCGGACCACGCCGCACTGAAGCGACTGCTGGCGGATCTCGCAGACCCGGAGAAGGCAAAATTGGTGCCCGCCACCTCTGGAGTCTGGAAGATTCACGCGAATCAAACGGGCCACTACAAGCTGACCCTGTGGAAGGTGCCCGCCGAGGCCGATGCCGCGGAGCGAGACCGCCTCGGCAAGCTCAAGGCGGGGCCCGTGCATGCCCGGTCCGGCAAATACGAGGTGAAGTCCCAGCTCCTGGAAGGGGCGACTTCCATTTCGCTGGGAGTGGATTTGAACGAAGGTGATTCGGATCTGGAGGCGTGGTTTGAAAGCCAAGCCGGACCGGATGCCTTGATCGGGGCCTTTTTCGCCACCATCGAACGCGTGGGTGAGCGCAAAATGCCCGATCCTGACTTCAAAGCGCGTCCGAAAGAGGACGCGAAGTGA
- a CDS encoding AP2 domain-containing protein, producing MEPGRDSRGIIRLDQPKTGTYGWQVRLQRGGVKFARYFADRGAGGPEASWEQARAWRDELLERFAREAAQARVCRTSARNSSGVVGVSRITVQVAGGVSYHFWQASWSPAPGERRSIRFSVKRHGDKQAFRLAVEARREATGF from the coding sequence ATGGAACCCGGACGGGACAGCCGCGGCATCATCCGCCTCGATCAGCCGAAGACCGGCACCTACGGGTGGCAGGTCCGGTTGCAACGGGGCGGGGTGAAGTTCGCCCGCTATTTCGCGGATCGGGGCGCAGGTGGGCCGGAGGCTTCGTGGGAGCAGGCGCGCGCCTGGAGGGATGAGTTGTTGGAGCGTTTCGCCCGAGAGGCGGCGCAGGCACGGGTGTGCCGGACCTCGGCCCGGAATTCATCCGGCGTGGTGGGGGTGTCCCGGATCACGGTGCAGGTGGCCGGCGGGGTGAGTTATCATTTCTGGCAGGCCTCGTGGAGCCCGGCTCCGGGCGAGCGCCGCAGCATCCGGTTCTCGGTGAAACGCCACGGCGACAAGCAGGCGTTCCGGCTGGCGGTGGAGGCACGCCGGGAGGCCACGGGTTTCTGA
- a CDS encoding metal-dependent hydrolase: MKLTFLGHSSILIEVSGHRLLFDPFITPNPLASKVEITSLRPDFVLLTHAHGDHVADAETILKYSGATLISNYEIVTWYGAKGLTHGHPLNHGGAFNFPFGRVKYVNAVHSSSFPDGSYGGNAGGFVIETPEGTFYVSGDTALTYDMKLIADRYQLEFAVLPIGDNFTMGPDDAAIAAEWCGAKRVVGVHYDTFPPIVIDKDAAKATFAANGVELLLPAIGETIGL, from the coding sequence ATGAAACTCACCTTCCTCGGCCATTCCTCCATCCTGATCGAAGTCTCCGGCCATCGCCTGCTCTTCGATCCCTTCATCACGCCGAACCCGCTCGCCTCGAAGGTGGAGATCACCTCGCTGCGGCCGGACTTCGTGCTGCTGACCCATGCCCACGGCGATCACGTGGCGGATGCCGAGACCATCCTGAAATACTCGGGGGCCACCCTGATCTCGAACTACGAGATCGTAACCTGGTACGGAGCAAAGGGGCTCACCCACGGCCACCCGCTGAACCACGGCGGAGCGTTCAATTTCCCCTTCGGCCGCGTGAAATACGTCAATGCCGTGCACTCCTCGTCCTTTCCGGACGGCTCCTATGGCGGCAACGCCGGCGGCTTCGTCATCGAGACCCCGGAAGGCACCTTCTACGTTTCCGGCGACACCGCGCTGACCTACGACATGAAGCTCATCGCGGACCGCTACCAACTGGAGTTCGCCGTCCTGCCGATCGGCGACAACTTCACCATGGGACCGGACGACGCCGCCATCGCCGCGGAATGGTGCGGCGCGAAGCGCGTGGTGGGCGTCCACTATGACACCTTCCCGCCCATCGTCATCGACAAGGACGCCGCCAAGGCCACCTTTGCCGCGAATGGCGTGGAACTGCTGCTGCCCGCCATCGGCGAGACGATCGGGCTGTGA